A genomic segment from Thermoanaerobaculia bacterium encodes:
- the era gene encoding GTPase Era: protein MTGEPGPFRSGMIAVVGRPNAGKSTLVNRLVGEKVAIVSDKPQTTRKRWLGVVHRPDFQAVLIDTPGIHRPEHRMNAAMVRDAVDALEGADAILWVIDAAERGGPGDARVAELIAAREVPAVVALNKVDRVAKPALLPRIAELSARGKFEAIVPISAANGDGVDALLEELRRVLPEGPPLFPREDTVPGALAEKVAEQIREPALELTRDEVPFSLAVVVDEMDRQEEKDLTVVRATLYVEREGQKGILVGKGGAMIREIGSRARTRCEERFGGRFFLDLRVRTREEWRDDEGFLSRIVNPEV from the coding sequence GTGACGGGGGAGCCGGGTCCTTTCCGCTCCGGGATGATCGCCGTCGTCGGCCGGCCGAACGCCGGGAAGTCGACTCTCGTCAACCGGCTGGTGGGAGAGAAGGTCGCCATCGTCTCGGACAAGCCGCAGACGACCCGCAAGCGGTGGCTGGGCGTGGTCCACCGCCCCGATTTCCAGGCCGTCCTGATCGACACGCCGGGCATTCACCGCCCCGAGCATCGGATGAACGCGGCGATGGTGCGCGACGCCGTCGACGCTCTCGAGGGCGCGGACGCGATCCTCTGGGTCATCGACGCGGCGGAGCGCGGCGGGCCGGGCGACGCCCGGGTCGCCGAGCTGATCGCCGCCCGGGAGGTCCCGGCCGTCGTCGCCCTGAACAAGGTGGACCGCGTCGCGAAGCCGGCGCTCCTCCCGCGGATCGCGGAGCTCTCCGCCCGGGGAAAGTTCGAGGCGATCGTCCCGATCTCGGCGGCGAACGGCGACGGCGTCGACGCGCTCCTCGAGGAGCTCCGGCGCGTGCTGCCGGAGGGCCCGCCGCTCTTTCCGCGGGAGGACACCGTCCCCGGCGCGCTCGCGGAAAAGGTGGCGGAGCAGATCCGGGAGCCGGCGCTCGAGCTCACGCGGGACGAGGTGCCGTTCTCGCTGGCGGTCGTCGTCGACGAGATGGACCGGCAGGAGGAAAAGGATCTGACCGTCGTCCGGGCGACGCTGTACGTCGAACGGGAAGGCCAGAAGGGCATTCTGGTGGGAAAGGGGGGAGCGATGATCCGGGAAATCGGGTCGCGCGCGCGGACCCGGTGCGAGGAACGGTTCGGCGGGAGGTTCTTCCTCGACCTGCGCGTCCGTACCCGGGAGGAGTGGCGGGACGACGAGGGATTCCTCTCCCGGATCGTCAATCCGGAGGTCTGA
- a CDS encoding hemolysin family protein, translating to MIALPVAALCFLLFLGLELFAQALERLSPIKLRSLLEEEPKRLRMLSGKGEAAAMKISLRVAIQILLLIGFWAVIRGLGAISVPAPWIWGGVIFFVGWLAAEALLLRIVSAAPPETLLTRLDPLLSALSWIISPIAWPIRLLFRPRAAEEEGPASDEEIQAYIDVGREEGILERDEEKLLMSIVDFGDTMVKEVMTPRTDIAAVDEAAALDRAADLFVETKYSRLPLFRGTIDQIVGILHVKDVLEAVRRGGKPRLAEIARPVTFVPETKKTAELLREFQRKRLAIAIVVDEYGSVSGLVTIEDLLEEIVGEISDEHEDERDAVLKLPDGAYSMAGRAHVDVLREVFGHGPDEEEGYDTLGGYLAARLGRIPRVGEAREEDGLRFTVEEGDRRRVLRGRVEPAAAPAADETPPSASTGGAGETARSGRR from the coding sequence ATGATCGCTCTTCCCGTCGCCGCTCTCTGTTTCCTCCTCTTCCTCGGGCTCGAGCTCTTCGCGCAGGCGCTCGAGCGGCTCTCGCCGATCAAGCTCCGCAGCCTCCTCGAAGAAGAGCCGAAGCGCCTGCGGATGCTCTCCGGCAAGGGTGAGGCCGCGGCCATGAAGATCTCTCTCCGGGTCGCGATCCAGATCCTGCTGCTGATCGGATTCTGGGCGGTGATCCGCGGGCTGGGCGCGATCTCCGTTCCCGCGCCGTGGATCTGGGGCGGCGTGATCTTCTTCGTCGGGTGGCTCGCGGCCGAGGCGCTGCTCCTCCGGATCGTCTCCGCGGCCCCTCCCGAAACGCTGCTGACCCGCCTCGATCCGCTGCTCTCCGCGCTTTCCTGGATCATTTCGCCGATCGCGTGGCCGATCCGCCTGCTGTTCCGCCCGCGCGCCGCGGAGGAGGAGGGACCCGCGTCGGACGAAGAGATCCAGGCGTACATCGACGTCGGGCGCGAAGAGGGGATCCTCGAACGCGACGAGGAGAAGCTCCTGATGTCGATCGTCGATTTCGGCGACACGATGGTCAAGGAAGTCATGACGCCGCGAACGGACATCGCCGCGGTCGACGAGGCGGCGGCGCTCGATCGCGCGGCGGACCTCTTCGTCGAGACGAAGTATTCGCGGCTCCCCCTCTTTCGCGGGACGATCGATCAGATCGTCGGCATCCTCCACGTCAAGGACGTTCTCGAGGCGGTCCGGCGCGGCGGGAAGCCCCGGCTGGCGGAGATCGCACGGCCGGTGACGTTCGTGCCCGAGACCAAGAAGACGGCCGAGCTCCTCCGCGAGTTCCAGCGCAAGCGCCTCGCGATCGCGATCGTGGTCGACGAATACGGAAGCGTGTCGGGGCTCGTCACGATCGAGGACCTCCTCGAGGAGATCGTCGGAGAGATCTCCGACGAGCACGAGGATGAACGGGATGCCGTGCTGAAATTGCCCGACGGGGCCTATTCGATGGCCGGCCGGGCCCATGTCGACGTGCTGCGGGAGGTCTTCGGCCACGGGCCGGACGAGGAGGAGGGATACGACACCCTCGGCGGATACCTCGCGGCGCGCCTCGGAAGGATCCCGCGCGTCGGGGAGGCGCGCGAGGAAGACGGCCTGCGCTTCACGGTGGAGGAGGGCGACCGGCGGCGGGTCCTGCGGGGGCGCGTCGAGCCCGCGGCGGCGCCGGCGGCCGACGAGACGCCCCCTTCGGCGTCGACGGGGGGCGCCGGAGAGACCGCGCGAAGCGGGCGACGGTGA
- a CDS encoding VWA domain-containing protein, which produces MNPRRIALFSFIAGFAVGGAAVVRAAEEPPRNESVTPAPISKEEREWATEIVAPLMSPDEKKIYLGLPTPAERTSFRDEFWTIRERDGLKPPFGPGFKNLYMSRLEAATETYGGWKRDAGRIVLALGEPANVVTIDCPSTFRPIEVWTMSPTAIGNVPPRLVFYRDFASGPLKLWSPILGSGALMSAAASIAPPADPMGSRGQLAGAYSQRCSPQSPVIPCEHECEVLWPAIVAMENQGDLGASIALEKLAVFPAPPEGDWNRWRSRFVGGGSSAAAPPVPSAKAEPPAPASRKLSKADRKELEAKLPERYREWLDDVGLIITERERDIFLQVGDNVERDKFIEEFWRRRSIDKDGIRTNFREVFRDRVEYAKENFKNLNSDAAKVYILNGPPDAVIPVNCPEVFVPIRIWYYERLEALRNKVYLIFYKVYGMGDWKLWLPIDGVQKLGINSIGVNMREAEQSCFDAQNLQEAISYTTAILGPGISGMAEAEKMFVRPPVETEGIDRFLGLTTQVSAAAAPLTIEKSVIFPEARDSKIACDVSLLLPRKDLALRDLGDQKFYDVDVVGEIVQNDRMLDNFKYRFDIPVDEVGGDKLPLTLRRYLYPGDYEIRVKAADANRKAEGRFAEALRVPEEPQAPPAVLAAAAASRKSETPPSDFRPSSISILPPVREILTGLQRFETKAAEGIVAVDFYLDGTKMLTRTRGPFQADLNLGPLPRRHEVRVVAYDSRGRSVGEDEIHVNEGSEAFRVKILSPRRGTTASGPTTVIADATAPEGRSIAKMEFYSNETKVATLFQPPWQQLVPFRKSGSLGYVRVVGTLDDGLVAEDVRYVNAPAYISEVNVDAVELYTTVTQGNRPVDGLTQANFTVLEDGKAQQVAQFEHVTNLPLTVGVAIDTSASMIENLPAAETAAVQFLDDTIGEKDRGFTMSFDDSPYTLCRLTGNRERLDRSFAGLRAEGSTALYDAVVYALYQFSGVKGKKALVLLTDGKDTSSKYDFDTLLDYVKKAGVAVYGIGLNVSKAEIEVKSKLNRLADASGGATFYIDDVKSLKNVYRQINNELRTQYLLTYYSTNPTPDNKWRKVEVKVTPKNLTARTISGYYS; this is translated from the coding sequence ATGAACCCGCGGCGGATCGCTCTGTTCTCGTTCATCGCCGGCTTCGCCGTCGGCGGGGCCGCGGTGGTCCGCGCAGCCGAGGAACCGCCGCGAAACGAATCGGTCACGCCGGCCCCGATCTCCAAGGAAGAACGGGAGTGGGCGACGGAGATCGTCGCGCCCCTCATGTCTCCGGACGAGAAGAAGATCTATCTCGGCCTCCCCACGCCGGCCGAGAGAACGTCGTTCCGCGACGAGTTCTGGACGATCCGGGAACGCGACGGGCTGAAGCCGCCGTTCGGGCCGGGATTCAAGAATCTGTACATGAGCCGGCTGGAGGCCGCCACCGAGACCTACGGCGGGTGGAAGAGGGACGCGGGCCGGATCGTCCTCGCGCTCGGAGAGCCGGCGAACGTCGTCACGATCGACTGTCCGAGCACGTTCCGCCCGATCGAGGTATGGACGATGTCCCCGACGGCGATCGGGAACGTCCCCCCGCGTCTGGTTTTCTATCGCGACTTCGCGTCGGGGCCTCTCAAGCTCTGGTCGCCGATCCTGGGGTCCGGAGCGCTCATGAGCGCCGCCGCGAGCATCGCCCCTCCGGCGGATCCGATGGGGAGCCGCGGCCAGCTCGCCGGCGCATACTCCCAACGCTGCAGCCCGCAGAGCCCCGTGATCCCGTGCGAACACGAATGCGAGGTCCTCTGGCCGGCGATCGTGGCGATGGAAAACCAGGGGGACCTCGGCGCTTCGATCGCGCTCGAGAAGCTCGCCGTCTTCCCGGCTCCTCCCGAAGGAGACTGGAACCGGTGGCGGTCGCGGTTCGTCGGGGGCGGATCGTCGGCGGCCGCCCCGCCGGTTCCGTCGGCGAAAGCCGAGCCGCCCGCGCCCGCCTCCCGGAAGCTCTCGAAGGCCGACCGCAAGGAACTGGAAGCGAAGCTCCCCGAGCGCTACCGCGAGTGGCTCGACGACGTCGGCCTGATCATCACCGAACGGGAGCGCGACATCTTCCTCCAGGTCGGCGACAACGTCGAGCGGGACAAGTTCATCGAGGAGTTCTGGCGGCGCCGTTCGATCGACAAGGACGGAATCCGGACGAACTTCCGCGAGGTGTTCCGGGACCGGGTCGAGTACGCGAAGGAGAACTTCAAGAACCTGAACTCCGACGCCGCGAAGGTGTACATCCTGAACGGGCCTCCCGACGCCGTGATCCCGGTGAACTGCCCCGAGGTCTTCGTCCCGATCCGGATCTGGTACTACGAACGGCTCGAAGCGCTCAGAAACAAGGTCTATCTGATCTTCTACAAGGTCTACGGCATGGGAGACTGGAAGCTCTGGCTGCCGATCGACGGCGTGCAGAAGCTCGGAATCAATTCGATCGGCGTCAACATGCGCGAGGCGGAGCAGAGCTGCTTCGACGCGCAGAACCTCCAGGAGGCGATCTCGTACACGACGGCGATCCTCGGGCCGGGGATCTCGGGGATGGCGGAAGCGGAGAAGATGTTCGTCCGGCCTCCGGTCGAGACCGAGGGCATCGACCGTTTCCTCGGGCTCACGACCCAGGTCTCGGCGGCCGCCGCGCCCCTCACGATCGAGAAGAGCGTGATCTTCCCGGAGGCGCGCGACAGCAAGATCGCCTGCGATGTGTCGCTGCTGCTTCCGCGCAAGGACCTGGCGCTCCGCGATCTCGGTGATCAGAAGTTCTACGACGTGGACGTCGTCGGCGAGATCGTCCAGAACGACCGCATGCTCGACAACTTCAAATACCGCTTCGACATTCCGGTCGACGAAGTCGGCGGGGACAAGCTCCCGCTGACTCTCCGGCGTTATCTCTATCCGGGCGACTACGAGATCCGCGTCAAGGCCGCCGACGCCAACCGGAAAGCGGAGGGCCGCTTCGCCGAAGCGCTCCGCGTCCCGGAGGAGCCGCAGGCTCCCCCGGCCGTTCTCGCCGCGGCGGCAGCCTCCCGGAAGAGCGAGACCCCGCCCTCGGACTTCCGCCCCTCGTCGATCTCGATCCTCCCCCCCGTGCGGGAGATCCTGACCGGCCTCCAGAGATTCGAGACGAAGGCCGCGGAGGGAATCGTCGCGGTCGACTTCTATCTCGACGGCACGAAGATGTTGACGCGCACGCGAGGACCCTTCCAGGCGGACCTGAACCTCGGCCCCCTCCCGCGGCGGCACGAGGTCCGCGTCGTCGCCTACGACTCTCGCGGCCGCTCCGTCGGCGAGGACGAGATCCACGTCAACGAGGGGAGCGAGGCCTTCCGGGTCAAGATCCTCTCGCCGAGACGGGGCACGACCGCCTCGGGACCGACGACCGTCATCGCGGACGCGACCGCGCCGGAGGGGCGCTCGATCGCGAAGATGGAGTTCTACTCGAACGAGACGAAGGTCGCGACGCTGTTCCAGCCGCCGTGGCAGCAGCTCGTTCCGTTCCGGAAGAGCGGCTCGCTGGGGTACGTCCGCGTCGTCGGTACGCTCGACGACGGTCTCGTGGCCGAGGACGTCCGGTACGTCAACGCGCCCGCCTACATCAGCGAGGTCAACGTCGACGCGGTCGAGCTCTACACGACCGTGACCCAGGGGAACCGTCCGGTGGACGGCCTGACACAGGCGAACTTCACCGTTCTCGAGGACGGCAAGGCCCAGCAGGTCGCCCAGTTCGAGCACGTCACGAACCTGCCGCTCACGGTCGGCGTCGCGATCGACACCTCCGCCTCGATGATCGAGAACCTCCCCGCGGCGGAGACGGCCGCCGTCCAGTTCCTCGACGACACGATCGGGGAGAAGGATCGCGGCTTCACGATGTCGTTCGACGATTCCCCGTACACCCTCTGTCGCCTCACCGGGAACCGCGAGCGCCTCGACCGGTCGTTCGCGGGGCTGCGCGCGGAGGGCTCGACGGCCCTGTACGACGCGGTCGTCTACGCGCTCTACCAGTTTTCCGGCGTGAAGGGGAAGAAGGCCCTCGTGCTTCTGACGGACGGCAAGGACACGTCCTCCAAGTACGATTTCGACACGCTCCTCGACTACGTGAAGAAGGCGGGCGTCGCCGTTTACGGAATCGGGTTGAACGTCTCGAAGGCCGAGATCGAGGTCAAGTCGAAGCTGAACCGGCTGGCGGACGCCTCGGGTGGCGCCACGTTCTACATCGACGACGTGAAGAGCCTGAAGAACGTCTACCGCCAGATCAACAACGAGCTCCGGACCCAGTACCTTCTCACCTATTACTCCACGAACCCGACGCCCGACAACAAGTGGCGCAAGGTCGAGGTGAAGGTCACGCCGAAGAATCTCACCGCTCGGACGATTTCGGGCTATTACAGCTAG
- the ybeY gene encoding rRNA maturation RNase YbeY yields MTVDFRATVRAPGYPAVRARRFLNRALRLSGGRAQELSVVVCGDARMRALNRRYRRKDRTTDVLSFPAGPSAGGFLGDLVISAPEARRQARRGRVPFRSAMEKLLLHGLLHLLGYDHETDDGEMDALEAQLRRRLSIPA; encoded by the coding sequence ATGACCGTCGACTTCCGCGCGACCGTTCGCGCGCCCGGTTACCCGGCCGTTCGCGCGCGCCGGTTCCTGAACCGGGCCTTGCGCCTGTCCGGCGGCCGCGCGCAGGAACTGTCGGTCGTCGTCTGCGGCGACGCGCGGATGCGCGCGCTGAACCGCCGATACCGCCGCAAGGACCGGACGACGGACGTGCTTTCCTTTCCGGCGGGCCCTTCCGCCGGGGGCTTCCTCGGCGATCTCGTGATCTCGGCCCCCGAAGCGCGCCGGCAGGCGAGGCGTGGACGCGTTCCCTTCCGTTCCGCCATGGAGAAGCTCCTCCTGCACGGGCTGCTCCATCTTCTGGGCTACGATCACGAGACCGACGACGGAGAGATGGACGCCCTGGAGGCGCAGCTGCGGCGGCGGCTGTCGATCCCCGCATGA